Genomic DNA from Desulfurivibrio alkaliphilus AHT 2:
CCCCATCGCCAGCCCGGCGCGGATTATCCGGGTGGTGGAACGCTGCCCGGAGTTGAAATTCATCGCCACCCACCTGGGGGCCTGGGAACAGTGGGAGGAGGTGGAGGCAAGCCTGGCCGGCCGGCCCATCTACATGGATCTCTCCTACGTGCTGCACCTCTTGCCCGCCGCCGACGCTCGCCGCATCATCCTGGCCCACCCCGCCGACTACCTCCTGTTTGGCACCGACTCCCCCTGGGCCGATCAGAAAAAGGTCATTAAAGAGCTCAAGAACTTGGGCCTGCCGGCGGCGCTGGAAGAAAAAATTTTCTGGCAAAACGCCGCCCGCCTGCTCCCCGCCACGCTGCTCAAGTAGTCTCCACCCTAACCAACTTGGTGCGCCCCGACGAGCCGGCCTTGATCTCGACGTCCGCCTTGCGGCAACGGAAATGGTCGGCCACCAGGGCGATAAGCTCCCGGTTGGCCCGGCCCTCCACCGGGGGCGACTTCAACCTGGCCAGCCAGCTGCCGTCGGCCTCTTGAGTCAGCGATGAGCTTTGCGACCTGGGTTTCACTTTAATTTGAAGAATCATGGTCATTAACTTTACCCGGCAGCCTGGTAATTGTGCAGCAGTGCCGCA
This window encodes:
- a CDS encoding DUF167 domain-containing protein; the encoded protein is MILQIKVKPRSQSSSLTQEADGSWLARLKSPPVEGRANRELIALVADHFRCRKADVEIKAGSSGRTKLVRVETT